Proteins found in one Aethina tumida isolate Nest 87 chromosome 1, icAetTumi1.1, whole genome shotgun sequence genomic segment:
- the LOC109595808 gene encoding coatomer subunit zeta-1, protein MIHKMEGSLLEPTLYTVKGILILDNDGQRILARYYDKNIFPTPKEQKAFEKNLFNKTHRANAEIIMLDGLTCVYRSNVDLFFYVMGSSQENELILMSVLNSMYDSISQILRKNVERRGVLDYLDIVMLAIDEICDGGIILDADSSSVVSRVALRGEDIPLSEQTVAQVLQSAKEQLKWSLLK, encoded by the exons atgatacaCAAAATGGAAGGTTCTTTGTTG GAGCCTACCTTATACACGGTAAAAGGAATCCTCATTTTGGATAATGATGGACAACGAATTCTAGCCAGATACTacgacaaaaatatatttcccaCACCAAAAGAACAAAAAGCATTTGAAAAGAACTTGTTCAACAAAACGCATCGCGCGAACGCTGAGATTATAATGTTAGATGGTCTCACATGTGTGTACCGGAGCAATGTTGATTTGTTCTTCTATGTAATGGGAAGTTCTCAAGAAAATGAG ttaattttaatgagcGTTTTGAATTCCATGTACGATTCAATCAgccaaattttaagaaaaaatgttgaaaggcGAGGggttttagattatttggataTAGTAATGTTAGCAATTGATGAAATATGCGATGGCGG gatAATTTTGGATGCTGATTCAAGTTCAGTTGTATCAAGGGTTGCATTGAGAGGTGAAGACATTCCTTTATCAGAGCAGACAGTGGCACAG gtCTTACAATCTGCAAAAGAGCAACTAAAATGGTCTTTGCTCAAATAG
- the LOC109595773 gene encoding guanine nucleotide-binding protein G(f) subunit alpha: protein MSCFKSRTEDNAEFREAKQHTKNFFNTTKLLLLGTGESGKTTIIKQMKILHINGFSTEDKLEKIKYIKQNIHESIYDIVSNMDKINPPTKFQSEKAESAGKWILNIGQQEPTEYSQEYYDNIKIIWADEGVQETFRRSNEYQLIDSAKHFLDRIDEVRKSDYLPTVADILHCRIKTVQISKIEFDVKVPKSQGGGVAKFWMFDVGGQRGERRKWIKVFDEAIQAILFLIAASDFDLKLREDGLKNRLKEAFELFDSIYKNKFLRNAGLIVFLNKQDLLEQKIKEGHKLEPEFPEFNDYIPKEKDVDSNNYYLKAKYFMRHKINEIASQPITEEEIKNGHLSTRILPKREVYTHFTVATDTNNIKKVFEGVQEMILIHNISNF, encoded by the exons aTGAGTTGCTTTAAAAGTCGGACTGAGGATAATGCTGAATTTAGAGAAGCCAAACAGCAcacaaaaaatttctttaacacCACCAAATTGCTTCTGCTAGGTACTGGCGAGTCTGGGAAAACCACTATAATCAAACAAATGaagatattacatattaatggcTTTTCTACGGA AGATAaactggaaaaaataaaatatattaaacaaaacatacaCGAATCTATTTACGATATTGTGAGTAACATGGATAAGATTAATCCtccaacaaaatttcaaagtgAAAAGGCCGAGAGTGCGGGCAAgtggattttaaatattggtcAACAAGAACCAACTGAATATTCCCAG GAATACTatgacaatataaaaataatctggGCTGACGAAGGTGTTCAAGAGACTTTTAGAAGATCCAatgaatatcaattaattgacaGTGCCAAACA tttcttaGATCGAATAGATGAAGTAAGAAAATCTGATTATTTACCTACCGTCGCCGATATACTCCATTGTCGTATAAAAACAGtgcaaatatctaaaatagaaTTCGACGTAAAAGTACCGAAAAGCCAAGGTGGAGGTGTAGCAAAATTTTGGATGTTTGACGTTGGAGGACAAAGAGGTGAACGAAGGAAATGGATCAAAGTATTTGATGAAGCGATACAGGCCATACTTTTTCTTATAGCCGCAAGCGATTTCGACTTAAAATTACGCGAGGATGGCCTAAAAAATCGTCTGAAGGAAGCTTTTGAACTTTTTGATTCCATTTACAAAAACAA GTTCTTACGAAATGCTGGCTTAATTGTTTTCCTAAACAAACAGGATCTGCTTGAACAAAAGATTAAGGAAGGACACAAACTGGAGCCAGAATTTCCAGAATTTAACGACTATATTCCTAAAGAGAAAGATGTTGATTCAAATAACTACTATCTTAaagcaaaatatttcatgagacataaaataaat gaaattgcATCGCAACCTATTactgaagaagaaattaaaaatggacaTCTTTCAACTAGAATACTACCCAAGAGAGAAGTTTATACCCATTTCACAGTAGCAACAGATACCAATAACatcaaaaaagtttttgaaggCGTACAAGAAAtgatattaatacataatatttctaatttttaa